One window of Hydractinia symbiolongicarpus strain clone_291-10 chromosome 3, HSymV2.1, whole genome shotgun sequence genomic DNA carries:
- the LOC130636757 gene encoding succinate dehydrogenase cytochrome b560 subunit, mitochondrial-like, whose amino-acid sequence MAAHLRTIRIVSQHGKRSMVFRMSSFTTKQICLPLSTSASSSQEITRKMLPNEGFWDKNERMKRPMSPHLTIYKFELPALLSGSHRATGFALSGVIALVGVGSLVLPGNPSSYIEVIRAFDLPTWFLASGKLLLIWPVVYHTFNGVRHLAWDTGRGYDMKTLYKTGYFVVGTSIVTALGILASLYQ is encoded by the exons ATGGCGGCGCATTTACGAACTATCAG AATCGTTTCACAACATGGAAAAAGATCAATGGTATTTAGAATGTCAAGTtttacaacaaaacaaatatg CTTGCCGTTGTCAACAAGTGCATCTTCATCACAAGAAATTACAAGAAAGATGCTACCTAATGAAGGATTCTGGGACAAGAATGAGCGAATGAAACGACCAATGTCACCGCATCTTACTATTTACAA GTTTGAGTTACCTGCACTCTTGTCTGGGTCACATCGTGCTACAGGATTTGCGTTGTCTGGAG TTATTGCTTTGGTTGGTGTTGGATCATTAGTTTTACCTGGCAATCCATCAAGTTATATTGAAGTTATTAGAGCATTTGATCTTCCGACCTGGTTCCTGGCATCCGGAAAACTTTTGTTAATATGGCCAGTTGTTTATCACACATTTAATGGCGTTCGTCACTTA GCATGGGATACCGGTCGTGGCTACGATATGAAGACTTTATACAAGACtggttattttgttgttggaaCGTCCATCGTTACAGCTCTTGGAATACTTGCTTCGTTGTATCAGTAA
- the LOC130636753 gene encoding uncharacterized protein LOC130636753 produces the protein MTENTAAVFGNYGDYSKSKVKLKKNPHYYPSLSKYSDQKTRLNPHFIDKPANVDYGNPTEQNKDPSFETDDQFISLIELDGKSDRTTFVEDISNSTKYNESWPNIEQVSSFESPFFESFSDGISTVRAVGDFGTQKDVENENEGTLAKYVQRFREQPPQSRQERQGNASDQFWWTLSSPSNASTPKTFGSDITSDASNVTSGVETPVKSNKHRIQKHKNGHLFRRDEETESETNRIQLRANKLLEMSESTLNSSYSSLSQGCKQSANKYRTLVSDYKKKTADNAKNSSLSSLTLTSQFTESQQDRQNKDVGSPLRPEDDILQQWRLARKMELASLDAEKKTNAFLERKVSLNFMQRRNNSKNNEDIKTFNDAASENIQNTNERNPVNAMTKQCCDSNRLLISSCKENISKEEHENSNQVPQRILNNCQCRQENIHIRETQEKTMVDNNVVCVFHDTSAPSPSTCTKCFCNHRNKRDVKNCGDRSPTERSMHQFFCSVEDRQRRCKKSLSKGNSNNDIPLQKKHDKFCKDKCSDRINSPDVHKGSDVLPCVHRGVQPALVNTHCSSRNNEGRRISSELSKTSTDPKSSKCKNSTLKPTIKKVISHHLFAAEEPIPDSESDLTIISNSDNSSPNNHDKPNMNELQASDVTEEKPVLEHHKDRTARNSEGKNMSHIEEPDIEAEAEVNMSTMLDVSSSEEEFESDEILRELRNRRNINKSKLRSVEDALKKFIVVK, from the exons ATGACAGAAAATACAGCAGCAGTGTTTGGAAATTATGGTGATTATTCCAAAAG taaaGTCAAATTGAAAAAGAATCCTCATTATTATCCTTCCTTGTCAAAATACAGTGACCAAAAG actAGATTAAATCCACATTTTATTGATAAGCCTGCCAATGTTGATTATGGTAATCCAACTGAACAAAACAAAGATCCTTCCTTTGAAACAGATGACCAATTTATTAGTTTGATAGAACTTGATGGCAAATCAGATAGAACTACATTTGTAGAGGATATATCCAATTCAACAAAGTATAACGAGTCATGGCCGAATATTGAACAAGTTTCCTCTTTTGAAAGTccattttttgaaagtttttctgATGGAATATCAACAGTAAGAGCTGTTGGAGATTTTGGCACACAAAAAGATGTTGAAAATGAAAACGAAGGAACATTGGCAAA GTATGTTCAAAGATTTCGAGAACAGCCACCTCAATCACGACAGGAAAGACAGGGAAATGCATCGGATCAATTTTGGTGGACGCTATCTTCACCAAGTAACGCTAGTACACCTAAAACCTTTGGATCTGACATCACAAGTGATGCTTCCAATGTAACAAGTGGCGTTGAAACACCGGTTAAATCTAACAAGCACAGGATACAAAAGCACAAG aATGGTCATTTGTTTCGTAGAGATGAAGAAACAGAGAGTGAAACAAATCGAATTCAACTTCGCGCTAATAAACTGTTAGAAATGAG tgaaAGCACGTTGAACAGTAGTTATTCGAGTCTTTCGCAAGGTTGTAAACAATCAGCTAATAAGTATCGCACGTTAGTTTCAGATTACAAGAAGAAAACAGCTGACAATGCTAAAAATTCTTCATTAAGTTCTCTCACTTTAACAAGTCAGTTTACTGAATCGCAGCAAGACAGGCAAAATAAAGATGTGGGAAGTCCATTGAGGCCTGAAGACGATATCTTGCAGCAATGGAGACTGGCGAGAAAAATGGAACTTGCCTCCTTGGATGCTGAGAAGAAGACTAATGCTTTTCTCGAGCGGAAAGTTTCCTTAAATTTCATGCAACgtagaaataattcaaaaaataatgaagatatcaaaacttttaatgATGCAGCTTCTGAAAATATTCAGAACACCAACGAACGTAATCCTGTCAATGCGATGACGAAACAATGCTGTGACAGTAATCGTTTACTTATTAGTTCTTGTAAAGAAAACATCAGCAAGGAGGAACATGAAAATTCTAATCAGGTTCCACAAAGAATCTTAAATAATTGTCAATGCAGACAGGAAAATATTCATATAAGAGAGACGCAAGAAAAAACTATGGTAGATAATAATGTTGTTTGTGTGTTTCATGATACTAGTGCTCCATCACCGAGTACATGTACTAAGTGCTTTTGTAATCACAGAAATAAAAGGGATGTTAAAAATTGTGGTGATAGATCTCCTACGGAGAGGTCAATGCATCAATTCTTTTGTAGCGTAGAAGATCGACAGAGAAGGTGCAAAAAGAGCTTATCAAAGGGTAATAGTAATAATGACATTCCTTtgcagaaaaagcatgacaaatTTTGTAAAGACAAGTGCTCAGACAGAATCAACTCTCCTGATGTTCATAAAGGAAGTGACGTATTACCGTGTGTACATAGGGGTGTTCAACCAGCGTTAGTGAACACGCATTGTTCCAGTAGAAATAATGAAGGTAGACGCATATCCAGTGAACTTTCTAAAACATCCACCGATCCAAAATCTTCCAAATGTAAAAATAGCACGCTGAAACCAACTATTAAAAAG gttATCTCTCATCATTTGTTCGCTGCTGAGGAGCCTATACCAGACTCTGAAAGCGATTTGACGATTATATCAAATAGTGACAATTCCTCACCAAATAATCACGACAAACCAAACATGAATGAACTACAGGCAAGTGACGTAACAGAGGAAAAACCAGTACTTGAACATCATAAGGATAGAACTGCAAGAAATAGTGAAGGGAAGAATATGTCACATATTGAAGAACCAGACATAGAAGCAGAAGCAGAAGTAAACATGTCAACAATGTTAG ATGTGTCTTCTTCAGAAGAAGAATTCGAATCAGATGAAATATTAAGAGAATTACGAAACCGTCGAAATATTAACAAATCAAAATTAAG ATCTGTGGaagacgcgctgaagaaatttatTGTAGTAAAATaa
- the LOC130636754 gene encoding heterogeneous nuclear ribonucleoprotein A0-like, with the protein MAETDNGVPPEQIVEGQETGYIHEPILDTEEMRKMFVGGISPESKDEELKAFFESMCDGKVSDHVIIRKDTEKKSHFGFITFETSQMVDEVLLKREELKFDNRVLDVNRAVPRNNTSPGAHEKTKKLFIANLPKFNCTEEELKKYFDARHDPKYGTIESIQLIKKKDEQGNKLEENKGYGFIMVSSTDMADKMAIQHATFDYGGRRIELKKSVPTTEGGGSRGGRGGGRGAGGQRGGGQQGGYGGYGGYGGAPAYGYGDWDGYGYNYDYYGGYGGGYGQPQGQGRGGRGGAYGRGRYAPY; encoded by the exons ATGGCAGAGACAGACAATGGTGTGCCACCTGAGCAAATAGTCGAGGGCCAAGAGACAGGTTACATTCATGAACCCATATTGGATACAGAAGAGATGAGGAAAATGTTTGTTGGAGGTATATCACCAGAGTCTAAAGATGAGGAACTTAAGGCGTTTTTTGAATCAATGTGTGATGGCAAGGTCAGTGACCATGTTATTATCAGAAAAGACACAGAGAAAAAGAGTCATTTTGGTTTCATTACTTTTGAAACATCACAGATGGTTGATGAGGTCTTGCTTAAAAGAGAAGAGTTAAAATTTGATAATCGTGTGCTGGATGTCAATAGAGCAGTTCCAAGGAATAACACATCGCCAGGTGCTCATGAAAAAACCAAAAAACTCTTTATTGCAAACTTGCCAAAATTTAATTGTACTGAAGAAGAATTAAAGAAGTATTTCGATGCACGCCATGATCCAAAGTATGGTACAATAGAATCAATACAActgataaaaaagaaagatgagCAAGGCAACAAATTAGAGGAAAACAAGGGTTATGGGTTTATAATGGTGTCAAGTACAGATATGGCTGATAAAATGGCTATTCAACATGCTACTTTCGATTACGGAGGAAGAagaattgaattaaaaaaatctgttcCTACAACTGAAG GTGGTGGCAGTCGTGGAGGACGGGGTGGTGGTCGTGGAGCAGGTGGGCAAAGAGGCGGCGGCCAACAAGGTGGTTATGGGGGTTATGGTGGTTATGGTGGTGCTCCAGCATATGGGTATGGAGATTGGGACGGCTATGGTTATAACTATGATTACTATGGAGGATATGGTGGAGGCTATGGCCAGCCACAAGGTCAAGGGAGAGGAGGAAGAGGTGGTGCTTATGGACGTGGCAGATATGCACCATACTAG